In the Leptospira fainei serovar Hurstbridge str. BUT 6 genome, CCGAAAGACGGATCCCTGTTCCTGCATTTCCGAAATCCAATTCCGCTTTCGGCGAATGCAGATTGGCTTTCCCCGGACTGGTGAATAAATAGATTCCGGAAGATTTCTTTTCAACGGTAAGGCCGACCTTAGCAAAAGCCTTCATCGTATTAAGCGGATCTTCCGCTTCCAAGAATCCTGTGACTTTGGACGTTCCGCTGGAAAGGACCGAGAAAAGCACGGAGCGGTGAGAGAGAGATTTATCGCCGGGAACTTCTACTTCCCGACCGAAAGATTTAGCGTTTCTTGGGACCATTATTGTGTTTTAATATTCCATCACGATTAATCCGGGATTTTTCCATGAAGGACTTCCAGCGATCGGGGTCGAGCGGCTTTTCCGGGTTTAAATCGGAAATTATTCCATCCAAATGTTTTCTAAACTCTTGAAGGGATTGATAGATCTCGTCTCGGTTGGAAGAAAATATCGCGGCCCACATTTTCGGATTCGAGCCCGCAATTCTCGTCATATCCCTGAATCCTCCGCCGGTTAACGGTAAAGGGGAGCCTTCGGTAAACTTTTGGACGCATTCGTTTTCCCAGACCCAATTCGTCATGATCGAAGAGATCAAATGAGGAGCGTGGGAAACGTAGGATAGGATTCGATCGTGTTCGAGTGCGGGGATCTCCACCGTTTCCATTCCTAAGAATTTCCAAAAAGATTCCAATTTTGAATACGCTTCGGGAAGCGCTCCTTTCGGACGAGTCAGAATACAGAGCCGGTTTTCGTAAAGATCCGCATTGGCAAATTCCAATCCGGATTCTTCCGATCCGCACATCGGATGAGAGGAAACATATCTATGTCCAGGCAAAGATGCTTCACCTCTCCCGGCCAGGGTATCATCTACGTATAATTTTCCTTCTTTGTTAGAAGTTACAGTTAACTCCGTGTCTACTGCGGATATGATATCCCGCTTAGTAGACCCCATATCCGTCATATATCCGCTAAAATTTTTGGGGAGAGTCCGAATCAATTCGACCGTCGTATCTACGGGAACACCGAATACGATCAAATCATATGAGTTCCAGTTCGGAGAATTTTGAAATTCGGCGGACGTTAGTAGGTGATCCGCTGAACCTAGGGCAATTCCCTTCTTCTTACTTTCTTCCGAAGATACGATTCCGGTAACTTCCGCACCGCTCCGTTTCTTCTTTAAGGCAAGAGAAAGCGAAGCCCCCATCAATCCAAGACCGTAAATTAGAATTTTACGAAACGGAAAATTCACGGATTC is a window encoding:
- a CDS encoding prephenate dehydrogenase, with translation MNFPFRKILIYGLGLMGASLSLALKKKRSGAEVTGIVSSEESKKKGIALGSADHLLTSAEFQNSPNWNSYDLIVFGVPVDTTVELIRTLPKNFSGYMTDMGSTKRDIISAVDTELTVTSNKEGKLYVDDTLAGRGEASLPGHRYVSSHPMCGSEESGLEFANADLYENRLCILTRPKGALPEAYSKLESFWKFLGMETVEIPALEHDRILSYVSHAPHLISSIMTNWVWENECVQKFTEGSPLPLTGGGFRDMTRIAGSNPKMWAAIFSSNRDEIYQSLQEFRKHLDGIISDLNPEKPLDPDRWKSFMEKSRINRDGILKHNNGPKKR